GCCGACAACAGTGGCTCCATCCCGCCAGCATTCACCGGCGGCTTCGCGGCCGGCTCATCCGGGGTGGCGTTGCGCGGCCTCACCGTGAACTCGACGCTGGTGCTTATCAATGGCCGGCGAGCGGCGAACTACCCCTTGGCGGACGACGGGCAGCGCTCCTTTGTCGACCTTAATACGATCCCGTCGAACGCGATTGAGCGTATCGAGGTGCTCAAGGATGGCGCGTCATCGCTATATGGCGCCGATGCGATCGCAGGTGTCGTCAATATCATCCTGCGCCCCAGCTACAAGGGCACGGAGTTCAGCGCGGACGTGGGTACATCGCAGCACGGCGGCGGTACGACGCGCCGAGGCACGGTGCTGTTTGGCGGTGGTGACCTGCGCAAGGATGGCTGGAATGCGTACTTCAGCGCCGAGTACCAGAAAGATGACCGGATCAAGGTGGGTGACCGTGGCTATCCCTACAACACCAACGACCTGCGCCGTAGCGGTGGCAACAACCTGATCGGCGGCCAGCCATCGCAGAACTCCGGTTCGACGTTCGGTACGGTGACGCCGGGCACGCTGGGTACGCCTGGTGATGTGACGACCGGTATTCCGGACCCGGGCGCGGTCGCGCAACCGCTCGTGCCCTGCGGCACCGGAAGCACACTGGTCACGGATGATCCCAACAACCCCGGAAGCTACTGCGCATATAACCGCACGCGGTATTTCGACATCGCGCCGGAGATGGAGCGCCAGGGTATCTACGGCCGGTTTACCCTGAAAGTGAGCGATACCTCGCAGGCCTACATCGATGCGAGCTACTACCAGGTACGCACCGATTTCCGCGGGCCACCACCGCAGATCCAGGCCAGTACGCCGAACAACACCAACGCCATCGCGCTTCCAGCGACGCTGCCCGATGGCTCGTTGAACCCGAACAACCCGTTTGCCGCTGAGGGCAAGGCCGCGCTCATCAACTACACCTTCCCGGGCGCCTTGGGTGGTGGCGACAACAAGAACCACAACCTGCGCATTACCGGTGGCATGACCGGTACTTGGGGCGACTGGAGCTACGATACCGCGTTGGTGTTCAACCACGAGTCGCTCGACATCAACACGCCGGGCCTGCTGAACTATAACGCGTTGATCGCCGCGGTCACCAACGGAACGTATAACTTCATCAATCCCTCGGCGAATTCGCCGGAACTGCTGCGTTCACTGGCCCCGACGCTGCAGAAGACATCGACCAGTGACTTGCAGTCGTTCGATTTCCGGGTGACCCGCCCACTCATGGATTTGCCCGGCGGCTCGCTTGGGCTGGCCACGGGTATCGACGTGCGCCACGAAGAGCAGAACGACCCGGATCTCAACCCTGATCTGGCGGCGCAGGGCCTCGGCATTGCGCATACCAAAGGCAACCGCACGGTGACGGGTGCTTATGTGGAGCTCGATGCACCGTTCCTCGAGTCACTGGAGGTGGACGTTTCCGGGCGCTATGACCATTACTCCGATTTCGGCAGGAATTTCTCGCCAAAGATCGGCATCAAGTGGAAGCCCATTGACGAACTGGCGTTCCGCGGGACCTTCTCCAAGGGCTTCCGCGCCCCCAGTTTTGCGGAGAACGGCTCAAGCGAATCCGAAGGCTTCGCGACCTACACGCCGCCTGCGGAATTCCAGGAGCTGCACAACAACAGTGGTTACGTGCAACCGTACCCGCTGGCGTTCCTTACCTCGGCCAATCCGAAGGTGAAGCCGGAGCGTTCGAAGAGCTATACGTTCGGTATCCTGTTCCAGCCGACCCAGGACCTCAGCGCATCGCTCGATTACTACCAGATCAAGAAGACCGGGGTGATCGGCCAGCAGAGCCCGGCGGCGGTGCTCGATGCCTACTACAACGGCCAGCCACTGCCGACGGCATCCAATATCATCGCTGATGTGCCTGATCCGGCCGCCCCCGATGCGTTGCCGCGCCCCCTGGTGGTGGTCGCCCCTTACGTCAACCAGAACGCGCTGAAGACCAAGGGCATCGACCTCGATCTCAAGGGCGGTTTCAACTTCAGCGAGAACGTGCGGCTGACCAGTGAAATCAACCTCACCAAAATCATCTCGTGGACGTTGACCTTGCAGGACGGGACGACCTTGCAGTACGTCGGCACGCATGGGCCGTATGGGTTGTCGTCGGGCGCGGGTACGCCGCGTTACCGTGGTTCGTGGGCCAATAGTTTGCAGATGGGTAAGCTCAACATCACCGGCACCCTGTACTACACGAGCGGCCTTAAGCTCACCGCGCCCGATGTGGCACCAGGGTGCCAGTCGACGAATACGACGACGGGCGAGGATTTTCCTGCGTCGTGCCGGATGTCGTCATTCACGCAGTTCGATCTTACCGGGCGCTACGACCTGACCGAGAAAATCTCGATCACCGGTTCGATCCTCAATGCGTTCGATCGCAAGCCGCCGCTCGATCCACTGAACTACGCGGCACTCAACTACAACCCGACGTACGCCCAGGGCGGCATTGTCGGGCGATTCTTCACCGTGGGCGTCAAGGTCAAACTGTAAGGCCGTGCCCGGCCAGGGCGGCGGGATCGGCAATATCGATCCCGTCGTTCCTGACCGTCAGGATGCCTTCGGCGCGCAGGCGACCCAGCATGCGCGTTACCGTGGCCGCGCTCATGCCCAGGTACGAACCGATGTCGTCGCGTGACATCGGCAAGGGTATGAAGGTGGTATCGGGTTCGACCTGGCGGCGCCGCGCAAGCAGGTCGTCGAGGAAGAACGCGACGCGGGCGAGGGCAGGCGTGTCGCCGCCCAGCGTGGCTCGGCGGCGCTCCTGCCGGCGCAAGCCACGCAGGTGGCTGGCGATGGCGTCGTCGTGCTCGCACAAGGCGTCGGTGGCCGCGCGCGGGAAGCGGCAAAACCACGTCTTGCCCACCGCGACGACGGAGGTCATATGCTGGCCTTGCCGCGCGACGTCCAGCGCAAACAGCTCGCCGGGCAGGTGGAACGCGAGGATCCGCCCGCCACCTACCGTCATGGCGAGGCCGGAAAGGACGGCATAGGCAGCCAGGTGGGGCGCATCGGGTTGCACGAGGCGGTCGCCATCGGCGAACGGCCCGACACGCTCGACCACATCGCGCATGGCCAGCAGTTCGGCGGCCCCGCCGCGCGTCGCCTGGCAGGTGTGAGCATGGCGACATGAGGCGTTGCAGCAGGCGGCGCCACGGCGCAGGGCAGGTGGGGGCATGGCGACGTCGGACGCGTAGTGCACAGGTAAACCTCCCGCACGCGTGGAGCGTGCAGCGCCATTTTAGGCCGCAGGATCCTGCGGGGCCGGGACGGTCAGCGGCATGCGCCCAAATGCCGCAGGTGGCCCTGGTCTTGACGGCGCGCGGCCTTTCCGATAACTAGGTTGGCGGGGGAATACCAGAAAGGGGGCCGCAAAGGCCATGGCAAGTCGTTCGTCGCAGTTCGATCAGCTTGATACCACCACGATGCCGGCACTGCCCGATGGCTGCGTGCCAGGCACTGTCGCGCCGTTTGTCATGCGCTACGGCGTCGATTTCCTCGTGGCGATGCAACGCGCCGCTGCAGAGGCGTCCAGGCAGGGCGCCGAAGAGGCAGAGCCCGCTTAGTGGCCTGACGGCTGGGTGGCAGGCGCACGCCCGTCATCCGGCACATCACCCGCGGGGCCGCCCTTGCGGATAGCGCCCACCACGAATATCGCAAGCATGGCAACGATCAACGCGATCAGTGCGTAGTAGCGCGTGCGGTTCATGGGGGCTCCGGGCTTCATAAGACGCAGTGTCCCCGTGGATGGGTCAAGGAAATGGAATGCGCGCGTTATGCCGACGTGCCGTCGATAAGGTCGGCGACGGCGTCTACAAGGGCATGTACCGAAAACGGCTTGCTCAGGATGGCACAGCCCTCGGGCAGGACTGGGCTGTCGGCAAAGGCTTCCCACGCGTACCCCGTGATAAAGAGCACGGGCAGCGTGGGGCAGCGTTCCCGGGCAGCCTGCGCGAGCCGGCGCCCATCCATGCCTGGCAGGCCGACGTCCGTCACGAGTACGTCCGGCGCATCCTCCGCGGCCAGCAGAAGCAGCGCCTCGTTGCCTTCGGCGCAATCGCTGACGGTGTAGCCGGCCTCTTCGAGTACTTCGCGGGTAAGCGATCGCAGCATCGCCTCGTCTTCGACGAGCAACACGTGGCGGCCGCCACCCTGGCGCGACCGGTTTTCGATATGCGAGTGCTTCGCCGCCGGTGCGCCGATGTGGCGCGGCAGCCACAGGCTCACCGTCGTGCCGCGGCCAGGCGCTGAGGTGATGATCGCGCGGCCACCGGTTTGCCGTGCAAAGCCATCGACCATGGATAAGCCAAGGCCGGTGCCCTGGCCAATGGCCTTCGTGGTGAAGAACGGATCGAAGGCCTTTTCGATCACGGATGCCGACATGCCGGTGCCGGTATCGGTCACATCCACGACCACGTAATCCGAGGCACCTCGGCCAATGTCCACCGACTCCGCGTTTCGCGTGGCGATGGTCAGGGTGCCCCCGTGCGGCATGGCATCCCGGCCATTGATGGCCAGGTTGAGGATGGCGCTTTCGAGCTGGCTGGCATCCGAAAGCGTGCGCCACAAGCTCTCCGTCATGTTGACCTGCAGATTCACCTGCTCGCCCAGCAGGGGGCGCAGCAGCAGGTCCAGGCCATGGACGATGCCATTGGCATCCACGTCAGAGAGGGAGAGCGCCTGCTGGCGCGAGTACGCGAGCAACCGGTGCGTGAGCCCCGCGGCACGTTGCACGGCGCCACGCGCCGCATCGAGTAGCCGGCGCGAGCCATCCACGCGGCCCTGTTCCATCCTCTCGGTGACGACTTCGATCGCGCCACCGATGCCCCCCAGGATGTTGTTGAAATCGTGGGCGATGCCACCGGTCAGCCGGCCCAGGGCTTCCAGCTTCTGTGCGTGGCGCATCTGGTCATCCATGGCACGGCGCCGCTGGGTGTCGCGGCCCATGCCGTAGATCACATCGCCATCAGGCACGCCGGTCCAGGCGAACCAGCGGAACTGGCCATCCTTGCTACGGATCCTCAGTTCAAGGTCTTCCACCACCTCACCATCGATCATCTGGCTCACGGCGTCCCGTGCGCGGTCGAGGTCGTCGGGGTGGATGAGTTCTTCGAAGCCGACGCCCATCAGGTCATCGGGCGCGTAACCCAGCTCGGTTCGCCAGGCAGGATTCACGTTGCGATAGTGCCCGTCGCGCGTCATCACCACATAAAGGTCGCGCGCGATGGCCCACACCTGGTCGCGCTCGCGAGTGCGCTGGTCGATCTCCACCTCGAGCGAGGCGTTGAGCTCGCGTAGCGTCTGCGTGGTGCGTACGGCGCGTGTCGTCTCGTTCGTGATCGCATACATGCCGAACACCTTGCCGTGCTCGTCGCGCATCGGTGCGAACGAAAACGTCCACCAGGTTTCCTCCTCGAAACCGTGCCGGGTCATGCGCAGGGGTAGATCAAGGTGCATGCTGCCTTCGCCCCGCATGGCCAGCTCGACATGGCGTTCAACCTCGTCCCACACGTCATGCCACAGCGCGCGGAACGATTTGCCGATGGCGCCCTGCAGGCGCCGACCCAGCATGGGCCGGTAGGGGTCGTTGAAGAAGAACTGCTGGCCCGCCTCAACGGCAAGGAACATGGGGCGTGGCGTGTCGAACATCGTGGCAAGCATGGTCTTGAGCGCTGGCGGCCACGTCTCGACAGGCCCAAGTTCGGTGTTCGACCAGTCGAACGCACGAATCTCCGCGGCCGTGGGCGATTCCATCGGCAGGAAGGCGAAGGGCTCGGGCGAGCGAGGGGTCATGGATGGCTCACGGCGTGAAGTCGGTGACCTTGCCTGATACCTGTACGCCTCGTTGCCATACGGCCTCGATATGGGTGCTGGCCTCAATATCGTTCGTCGGGTCGCTGCCGAGTACGACGAAATCGGCCCGCTTGCCGTTGGCGATGACGCCACGGTCATCCAGGCCCAGCAGGCTCGCGGCGCGCTCTGTCGCCACGTTAAGGGCCTGCAGTGGGCTAAGGCCAGCATCCACCATCAGCGCCAGCTCGCGGTGCTCCGCAAAGCCCGGGATGCGCAGTGGTGTCGCGCCGGAGTCGGTACCGAAGCCTACCTTGCCGCCGGCATCGTAAATCCGCTTGAAGTTCTGTTCGTTCGTTTTCAGCGCAGCCTCGTTGACCGGCGTGGCGCGATCGTCCCGCACCTTGTCGCGCCAGGCGCTGTCGGCGAACTGGGTGGCGAGCGCCGGCTGGACGGCATGGCTGAAGAAGGGCTGGTCCATCCACGCCGGATGCCGGGCATAGATGTACGCCGCTTCGTTGAGGTCCAGCGTGGCGATGTACCAGGTGCCGTGCTGCTTCATGGCGTCGATGAAGCCCTGGTCCACGGGCTTGTCGCGAACGCCGTGGGCGAGGATATCCACGCCGTCGTCGACAAGCTTGCGCGCATCGTCCAGGTAGTACACGTGGGCGGCGACGCGAAGGTGCTTCGCATGTGCTTCGGCGATCACGGCACGCCAGATTTCCGGCGTCATCTTGACCGGCAGCGTGCCGTTGAAGTCATCGACCCAGATCTTCACCAGGTCGGTGCCGCGCGCGGCGGCCGCATCGACTGCCGCCCGGGCCTCATCGGGTGTGGCCGGACGGTCCAGCTGGCTGGAGCCGGCCTGCATCATCTTCGCCGGCGGCGCCCCGTTGGGCACGCCAATACCGTGGTCGGCGCCGAACAGGTCGGCCCCGTCGGCCTTGCCGGCATGCAGGTCGGCGCGCAAGGGGTAGAACACCTCGGGGTTGTTTATGCCCAGGGTGGTTACCGTGGTGACGCCATAGGCGCGCCACTGGCGGAGCTGGCGCAGTGCGTTCTCTCGCGAGTAAAGGGCGGGTTGGCCGGCCTTCGTTCCATCCACCAGGCCGATGTGCGAGTGATCGGAGATGAGGCCAGGGATGATCGTTTTGCCGGTGTAGTCCACGACCTTCGTTCCGTCGGGCATCTTCACCCGTAACCCGGGCCCCACCATCGAGAAGTGGTCGCCATCCACGACCAGGGTCACATCCTCTTTCGCCGGGGCGCCCGTCCCATCGATAACGCGCGCCCCGCGGATAACGGTGGCGGCGTGGGCGCCGGTCGCCGCGACGAGCAGGGCGGTGGCAAGGAGCAGGGGGCGGGGCACGGTCATCGGAGATCCTTCAATAAACGTCTGGGAGCCCGTCACGGATAATGCACTACCTGCGAAGGGCGTGTCGTTGCGAATGCGTTAGTGGCGCCATTGTCACGCCTGCTGCACACCGCCCGCCGGACGCTGGTCACACCTACACGTTCGAAGGTGAGCACGATGGACGAGCAGAAGGCTCCAGTCGCGGAAAAGCAGAAAGGTGGCATCGGCTACGTGCTGCTGTGGATCCTGGGCGTGCCGATCCCGGTCCTGATCCTCATCTTCCTGGTACGCGGCTGCACCTGAGCACGCTAAGCTGGCGGTTTCCCCTTCCGGAAGCCGCCGCGTGTCCCAGCAAGTCCTTCCGCGCAGCCCGGGTATCGATCTGCTGCGTGGTTTCAGCATCCTGCTGGTGGTGGTTCATCACCTCGGCCTGCGGATACCCCTGCACAAAACCGATGCGGCGCAGGTGTTGCCGGTCTTCCTGCTCAAGGGCCTCATATACAACGGTTACGAAGCGGTGTTTCTGTTCTTCGTGGTCTCCGGGTTCCTGATCACCCGGCATGTCCTTGAGCGGGATGGGGCGCTGGCAGCGGTGGCATGGCGCAGCTTTTATGCTCGCCGCGTGGCGCGCATCGTTCCCTGCCTGCTCGCCCTTGTCGCCGTGCTGCTGTGCTGCCACGCGCTGGGGGTTCCCAACTACGTGTTCGACAAGCCGGGGCAGACGCCGCTCGGCGCCACGCTGTCCGCGCTGACCTTCACCCTCAATGTGTATGAGGGAAACAACGGCTGGCTTCCGGGTGGCTGGGATGTCCTGTGGTCTCTCTCCGTGGAAGAGGTGTTCTACCTCGCGTTCCCATGGGTATGCCTCACCCTGGGGCGCACGCGCTGGCTCGTGCCGGCGCTCGTCCTCCTTGTGCTGTCGGTACCCTTTACCCGCGCGGCCATCGCCGACAACGAGATATGGAGCGAAAAAGCGTATCTGCCGGGGATGGGGGCGATCGCGGCGGGCGTCCTGGCGGCGCTAGTCCGCTTCCGTTCGGGCGTGCCGGGTGTGCTGGCGCGGCGGCTCATGGCCGTTGCCGGGGTCGCTAGCCTGGCGCTGATCATGTTTTCCGGTGGATGGTTGTGGCACGCCATCCACGAGGGCTACCTGCTTATGCTGATCGGTGCGGGTATGTTGCTCGTGCTGGCGTCGCCGGAAGGCGGCCAGGCCATGCGCGGCACGGGATGGCTGCGTGCCATGGGCCGGGCCAGCTACGAGGTGTACCTGACCCATATGTTCGTTGTGTTTTCGCTGGTGGGCGTTGCACGCCTGACCGGTACCGACAAGGCATGGGGCTGGCTCTGGTACGCACCGGCGGTGCTGATCGCGTGGGCCCTGGGATATGGCGTGGCCACGTACCTGTCGGAGCCGGCAAACCGGTGGCTGCGTCGGCGGCTGCTCAGGCCTGTTTCTGCGGCGGCGACGGCGTGACCTGGGCGGCCGGGTCGAAGCTCTCGGCGTGCTCGGCGGGCCGGATTTTCGCGCCTCGCGCCACGGCAAGGCCGTGGGTGAGTTCCGCACCCAGCAGCACGATGATCGAGGCGTAGTACACCCACGTGAGCAGCACGACGATGGCCCCCGCCGGGCCGTAGGCACCGCCGACACTGGCGCGATCGATATACAGGCTGATGACGAACTTGCCACCCACGAAAAGCAGGGCGGTGAGGATGCCGCCGCGTGCGGCGTCGCGCCACGCGATCTGCGCATCGGGGAGGATCCGGTACATGGCTCCAAACGCGATGACGAAGACGCCAAACGAAATGACGGCCTCGACCACCTGCCATGCCACGGTATTACCGGGGATGACGGCCTGGATCAGGCTGCTGACCACGAATGAAATGATCAGCAGGAACGCAATGCCGATCAGCAGGCCAAATGCCCGTGCCCGGGTGCTCAACCATCCGGCCACGGCTTCGCCGGGTTTCGCGCGAATCTTCCAGACGCGGTTGATCGTGGATTGAAGTTGAGCAAACACGGCTGACGCACTGAACACGGTGACGCACAGACCGATGATGCCGACGATGTTGCCAAGGTGCGGCCGTTGCTGGGCGTTATCGATCACCAGCTTTACGGCGGTGGCGCCTTGCTGCCCGATGACGTTGGTCAGGCCGTCCACCAGTTGCGCCTGCCACTGCGCATTAAGCGCGGACAGCACCCAGAGCAGCAGCACCAGCAGCGGTGCGAACGATAGCGCCGAGTAAAAAGAAAGCGCCGCCGCGCGGGTCATCAGCTCGTCATCGCTGAAACCCTCGGCAGCGGTGCGAATGGATTTGCCGGTCAGTTCGTACCAGTGGCGCAGGTGCATAGGGAAGGGGCGGGGGCCCCAGGGCCCCCGCTAGGTCCGGTTAGTGGTGGCGATCGCGGTCGCGTGCGTGGTCGGCGGCCTTGCCTACCTCCTTCTGCACCTTGCCTGCATTCTTCTCAATGTTGCCTGCCGCTTCCTTCGCGTGGTTACCGGTGATCTTGCCGGCTGCTTCCTTCATGGCGCCCTTTACCTCGTGTTTCATGCCCTCGGTACGGTTCTTGTCCATGATGGTTCCTCGGTTGCTCTGCGGGGTTCGCAGCGTGGACGATTTACCCGTTCGCGCCATTACAGGCACGTGAAGCGCGTGTGCGCCAGCATTCACCGCCCGTGCGTGAGACGGTACGATGGGACATGTTCTTTCCGCTGCCCAAGACGGCCACCGCGCCGTTCTGCCCGTCCGAAGTCGCCGGGTCCATCGTCGTACCGTCCGAGCTCCCCTGGTGGAAGAAGGCGCTTCGGTTCGCCGGGCCAGGCCTGCTCGTATCCGTCGGTTACATGGATCCAGGCAATTGGGCTACCGACATCGAAGCCGGCTCGCGATTCGGCTATCGCCTTCTGTTCGTGGTGCTGCTTTCGAGCCTGGCCGCCATGCTCCTGCAATGCCTGGCTGCGCGGCTCGGTATCGCTACCCGGAAGGACCTCGCGCAGCTTTCCAGCCAGCGTTACCCCAAGGCGCTTGGCCGCGCGCAGTGGGTGCTGGCCGAGCTTTCCATTATTTCCTGCGACCTCGCGGAGGTGCTCGGCAGTGCGCTCGCCTTCAAGCTGCTGTTTGGCGTGTCGCTACCGGTAGGCGTGGCGTTGACCGCGCTCGATACGTTCATTGTGCTCGGCTTGCAGGGACAGGGGTTTCGCCGGGTCGAGTCGATCATCCTGGGCCTCGTCGGCACCGTCGGCATCTGTTTCGTCGTGCAGCTGTTCCTGGTCGGCCCCGACTGGCATGCCATCGCCGCTGGCTTCGTGCCATCGCTGCACGCGCTGGATAGCCGCGAACCGCTCTACCTGGCGATCGGCATCCTCGGTGCCACGATCATGCCGCACAACCTGTACCTGCATTCGTCCATTGTGCAGACCCGGGCGGTTTCCGGTGAGGCGGGGAAATGGGCTGCCATACGGCTCACTCGCGTCGATACGATCGGGTCCCTGAGCCTGGCGCTGCTGATCAACGCCGCTATCCTCATCGTGGCCGCGGGGGCGTTCCATGCGACGGGGCGCCGTGATGTCGCGGATATTGGTGACGCGTACCAGCTGCTCGCGCCGATCGCGGGTACGACGATCGCATCGATGGCGTTTGCCATCGGCCTGTTCGCATCGGGGCAAAGCTCCACGTTTACCGGCACGATCGCCGGGCAGGTGATCATGGATGGTTTCCTGCAGATGAAACTGCCGTGCTGGCAGCGGCGGCTGATCACCCGGGGCCTTGCCATCGTTCCGGCCTTCATCGGTGTCGTGGTGATGGGGGACCGGGCCATTGGCGCACTGCTGGTGGCGAGCCAGGTGGTATTGAGCATCCAGTTGCCGTTCGCCATGTATCCCTTGATCCGGTTTACGGATAACCGGGAGCTGATGGGGGCGTTTGCCAATACACGCCTCGTGTCGGTGTCCGCGTGGGCGCTCTTTGTCGTCATATCGGCGGCCAATGTGTGGCTGGTCGCCCAGTTCTTCGGTATGGCCTGATGCGGCGGGCGCCCCGGTAGAGCGGAAACGAAGAAGGCCCGCCAATGGCGGGCCTTCGGTCAGCGGCGCGGTTCTCGTAGGAGCGGGCAGGGCCGCGGCCTTGGGAAGCGCGGACTGGGATCTGCCGCCAAAGGCGGTCGCGCCCAGATGCGCCCCTACGGCGAGCGCGGCTTACGCGGCGTTGCTGAGGCGGCTGGCGACTTCGCCGAGCCAATCGTAGCCATCCATTTCGCCACCGAACAGGTCGAGGCCGTTGGCTGCGTCGCTGGAGTTAAAGCCAGCGGAGTATTCGAAGGTGGTAATGCCGTAATCGTTGCGAAGTTCGTTCATGGTCGTCTCCCAGTCTCTTGTATGACCGGTTGTTTCAAGTCAGCCCACGCCGCCGGTCTCTGGCATGGAGCGGACCTTACGCTGGCCCGGGAAACCCCGGTAGATGGCCAAAAAGCGCTGGTCCGTTTCGTTTGGTGAACAATCGGTTCGTTAGGCTTTCGTCATGCGGTTTTTGCACCGAATTACTGAACCAACGAGTTTTCTCTTGCACCTTAGTAAGGGTCCCCTCAGCGGATTCAAGGGTTCCAATCATTAATTTCTTCGACAGCGGGCGTAAGGAAATAGTTCAATCAATTTTCCGATCGGCACGATGGATGGTGCCTATGAGAACCCTTGCCCCGGCCTTTCGTTCGCGGGAACGAACGTATCCGTTAACTAGAGTTTAACTCATCCGGGCGGGAGCTGCCACGGTGGCGTTTGCAACCGTTCACATAAGAAGTCCGCAAGCTGCCGCACCTTGGGCGACAGGTGGCGGCTCCGCGGGTAAACCAGCCAGACCGCGCCCTGCTCGTCGCGCCAGTCGTCCAGCAGGGAGACCAGCCGCCCCTCGGCCAGCGGGCCTTCGACATAGAAGTCGGGCAGTTGGGCCAGCCCCAGGCCGCGCAGGCAGGCATCCAGCAGGGCCTGGCCCGAGTTGGCCCTGTAACGCCCTCGTACCGGGCGCTGGCGGGGTTGGCCATCCTCCAGGAAGATCCAGTGACTGGCCGAGCCGAGCAGTAGCTGGTGATCGACCAGGTCTTCCGGCGTGCGGGGCGCGGGGTGGCCTTCCAGATAAGCGGGTGAGGCCACAACGAACAGGCGTCGTTCGCCCAGCCTCCGGGCCACCAGGTTGGAGTCCGCGAGCAGGCCGGTGCGGACGGTGAGGTCGTACCCTTCTTCGATCAGGTCGACATTCCGGTTCGAGAAATCCATGTCGACGCCAAGCTGGGGGTGCATGGCCAGGAATTCGTTGACCAACGGGGCCACGTATCGCTCGCCATACGTGGTGGCCAGGCTGATGCGCAGGCTGCCGCGCAGGCCTTCCTGGTAATCCACGATGGCCTGTTCCGCGGCGTCGAAGCCTTCCAGCAAGTGCCGGGCGTGCTCGTAATACAGGCGGCCGGCGTCGGTCAGGCGCAGTTTGCGGGTGGTCCGGTGGAGCAGCTGCGTGCCAAGGCGCTGCTCCAGGGCACTCACGGCACGGCTGACAAACGCCGTGGATAAACCCAGGTGGCGCGCGGCAGCAGAAAAGCTGCCCAAGCGGACCACCTCGACAAAGGCGTCCATCCCATCCCATGCGCGCATCGATTGTTGCTCCCGGTAAAAGATGCTTGTCGGTTCGAACGACTAATCGACGACGGCAAGGCTGGCTAGAATCCATGATCCACCCGGCCCATGCCGGTTTCACATGCCATTGTAAGAGGATTGACTGACCATGAAGTCGCGCGCCGCTGTTGCCTGGGAAG
Above is a genomic segment from Luteibacter aegosomatissinici containing:
- a CDS encoding TonB-dependent receptor, whose amino-acid sequence is MKTHAHMALRRHGLALSIAAALACTCGTLAAQNAPPPSAAPPPPAPAAQQPVPPPDDQKGTTELAAITVTGSALPRIDVETPSPVTTITAEQIQKSGLTTVSDVIRAVSADNSGSIPPAFTGGFAAGSSGVALRGLTVNSTLVLINGRRAANYPLADDGQRSFVDLNTIPSNAIERIEVLKDGASSLYGADAIAGVVNIILRPSYKGTEFSADVGTSQHGGGTTRRGTVLFGGGDLRKDGWNAYFSAEYQKDDRIKVGDRGYPYNTNDLRRSGGNNLIGGQPSQNSGSTFGTVTPGTLGTPGDVTTGIPDPGAVAQPLVPCGTGSTLVTDDPNNPGSYCAYNRTRYFDIAPEMERQGIYGRFTLKVSDTSQAYIDASYYQVRTDFRGPPPQIQASTPNNTNAIALPATLPDGSLNPNNPFAAEGKAALINYTFPGALGGGDNKNHNLRITGGMTGTWGDWSYDTALVFNHESLDINTPGLLNYNALIAAVTNGTYNFINPSANSPELLRSLAPTLQKTSTSDLQSFDFRVTRPLMDLPGGSLGLATGIDVRHEEQNDPDLNPDLAAQGLGIAHTKGNRTVTGAYVELDAPFLESLEVDVSGRYDHYSDFGRNFSPKIGIKWKPIDELAFRGTFSKGFRAPSFAENGSSESEGFATYTPPAEFQELHNNSGYVQPYPLAFLTSANPKVKPERSKSYTFGILFQPTQDLSASLDYYQIKKTGVIGQQSPAAVLDAYYNGQPLPTASNIIADVPDPAAPDALPRPLVVVAPYVNQNALKTKGIDLDLKGGFNFSENVRLTSEINLTKIISWTLTLQDGTTLQYVGTHGPYGLSSGAGTPRYRGSWANSLQMGKLNITGTLYYTSGLKLTAPDVAPGCQSTNTTTGEDFPASCRMSSFTQFDLTGRYDLTEKISITGSILNAFDRKPPLDPLNYAALNYNPTYAQGGIVGRFFTVGVKVKL
- a CDS encoding Crp/Fnr family transcriptional regulator; amino-acid sequence: MPPPALRRGAACCNASCRHAHTCQATRGGAAELLAMRDVVERVGPFADGDRLVQPDAPHLAAYAVLSGLAMTVGGGRILAFHLPGELFALDVARQGQHMTSVVAVGKTWFCRFPRAATDALCEHDDAIASHLRGLRRQERRRATLGGDTPALARVAFFLDDLLARRRQVEPDTTFIPLPMSRDDIGSYLGMSAATVTRMLGRLRAEGILTVRNDGIDIADPAALAGHGLTV
- a CDS encoding hybrid sensor histidine kinase/response regulator: MTPRSPEPFAFLPMESPTAAEIRAFDWSNTELGPVETWPPALKTMLATMFDTPRPMFLAVEAGQQFFFNDPYRPMLGRRLQGAIGKSFRALWHDVWDEVERHVELAMRGEGSMHLDLPLRMTRHGFEEETWWTFSFAPMRDEHGKVFGMYAITNETTRAVRTTQTLRELNASLEVEIDQRTRERDQVWAIARDLYVVMTRDGHYRNVNPAWRTELGYAPDDLMGVGFEELIHPDDLDRARDAVSQMIDGEVVEDLELRIRSKDGQFRWFAWTGVPDGDVIYGMGRDTQRRRAMDDQMRHAQKLEALGRLTGGIAHDFNNILGGIGGAIEVVTERMEQGRVDGSRRLLDAARGAVQRAAGLTHRLLAYSRQQALSLSDVDANGIVHGLDLLLRPLLGEQVNLQVNMTESLWRTLSDASQLESAILNLAINGRDAMPHGGTLTIATRNAESVDIGRGASDYVVVDVTDTGTGMSASVIEKAFDPFFTTKAIGQGTGLGLSMVDGFARQTGGRAIITSAPGRGTTVSLWLPRHIGAPAAKHSHIENRSRQGGGRHVLLVEDEAMLRSLTREVLEEAGYTVSDCAEGNEALLLLAAEDAPDVLVTDVGLPGMDGRRLAQAARERCPTLPVLFITGYAWEAFADSPVLPEGCAILSKPFSVHALVDAVADLIDGTSA
- a CDS encoding amidohydrolase family protein, which encodes MTVPRPLLLATALLVAATGAHAATVIRGARVIDGTGAPAKEDVTLVVDGDHFSMVGPGLRVKMPDGTKVVDYTGKTIIPGLISDHSHIGLVDGTKAGQPALYSRENALRQLRQWRAYGVTTVTTLGINNPEVFYPLRADLHAGKADGADLFGADHGIGVPNGAPPAKMMQAGSSQLDRPATPDEARAAVDAAAARGTDLVKIWVDDFNGTLPVKMTPEIWRAVIAEAHAKHLRVAAHVYYLDDARKLVDDGVDILAHGVRDKPVDQGFIDAMKQHGTWYIATLDLNEAAYIYARHPAWMDQPFFSHAVQPALATQFADSAWRDKVRDDRATPVNEAALKTNEQNFKRIYDAGGKVGFGTDSGATPLRIPGFAEHRELALMVDAGLSPLQALNVATERAASLLGLDDRGVIANGKRADFVVLGSDPTNDIEASTHIEAVWQRGVQVSGKVTDFTP
- a CDS encoding acyltransferase family protein; translated protein: MSQQVLPRSPGIDLLRGFSILLVVVHHLGLRIPLHKTDAAQVLPVFLLKGLIYNGYEAVFLFFVVSGFLITRHVLERDGALAAVAWRSFYARRVARIVPCLLALVAVLLCCHALGVPNYVFDKPGQTPLGATLSALTFTLNVYEGNNGWLPGGWDVLWSLSVEEVFYLAFPWVCLTLGRTRWLVPALVLLVLSVPFTRAAIADNEIWSEKAYLPGMGAIAAGVLAALVRFRSGVPGVLARRLMAVAGVASLALIMFSGGWLWHAIHEGYLLMLIGAGMLLVLASPEGGQAMRGTGWLRAMGRASYEVYLTHMFVVFSLVGVARLTGTDKAWGWLWYAPAVLIAWALGYGVATYLSEPANRWLRRRLLRPVSAAATA